The following proteins are co-located in the Sebastes umbrosus isolate fSebUmb1 chromosome 24, fSebUmb1.pri, whole genome shotgun sequence genome:
- the atp11a gene encoding probable phospholipid-transporting ATPase IH isoform X3, with product MGMDFSTLRTLISRYCVGEENWVDSRTIYIGHKEPPPGTEAFIQQRFPDNRIVSSKYTFWNFVPKNMFEQFRRVANFYFLIIFLVQLIIDTPTSPITSGLPLFFVITVTAIKQGYEDWLRHKADNSVNHCPVHVVQHGKVVRKQSRKLRVGDVVLVKENETFPCDLILLSTSRDDGTCYVTTASLDGESSHKTYFAVQDTKAYNTEKEVDSIHATIECEQPQPDLYKFVGRVNVYMDNEPVARPLGSENLLLRGATLKNTAHIYAVAIYTGMETKMALNYQTKTQKRSAVEKSMNAYLVVYLCILIGKALINTVLKYVWQADPNRDEPYYNDRTEAEKERHIVIRAFTDFLAFMVLFNYIIPVSMYVTVEMQKFLGSYFIMWDDEMFDEELGERAVVNTSDLNEELGQVEYVFTDKTGTLTENNMEFIECCVDGHVYVPQAICNGQVMPGATGMDMIDTSPGPGARDHEELFFRALCLCHTVQVKEEETVDGIKHGIHQGKSTSFYISSSPDEVALVEGMKRLGFTYLRLKDSHMEILNRNDEIERFELLDVLTFDSVRRRMSVIVRSSTGELYLFCKGADSSIFPRVVSGKVDQVRARVEHNAVEGLRTLCVAYRPLNPEQYQEVCHLLNGARLALQDRDKKLAEAYDIIEKDLILLGATAVEDRLQEKAADTIESLHKAGMKVWVLTGDKMETAAATCYASKLFHRNTQILELTTKRTEEQSLHDVLFDLSRTVLRQHGGMTRDTFSGLSGDCTDYGLIIDGATLSAVMRPTQEDSNSGNYKEIFLEICRNCSAVLCCRMAPLQKAQIVKLIKASEEHPITLAVGDGANDVSMILEAHVGIGIMGKEGRQAVRNSDYAIPKFKHLKKILLVHGHYYYIRISELVQYFFYKNVCFIFPQFLYQFFCGFSQQPLYDTAYLTLYNISFTSLPILLYSLIEQHINMDILKKDPSLYRDIAKNSLLQWRIFIYWTILGVYDAIVMFFGAYFLFDNTTFTSNGQLMTTNTQMMFGNWTFGTLVFTVLVFTVTFKLALDTHYWTWINHFVIWGSLIFFVVFSLLWGGIIWPFLNYQRMYYVFMQMLSSGPAWLSIILLIAASLLPDVLKKVIWRALWPTTTERIQNADKLYKGQLSEFTPLASLHAPSKAVRHRRGSGNQRNAPRRTNWCCLCANLLSRNTP from the exons TGTGTTGGTGAGGAGAACTGGGTGGACAGCAGGACCATTTACATCGGACACAAGGAGCCTCCTCCAGGAACAGAGGCCTTTATACAGCAAAGATTCCCCGACAACAGAATAGTCTCCTCCAAG TACACGTTTTGGAACTTCGTCCCGAAGAATATGTTTGAGCAGTTCAGGAGAGTCGCCAACTTCTACTTTCTCATCATATTTCTGGTTCAG TTGATCATCGACACTCCCACCAGTCCCATCACCAGCGGGCTGCCGCTCTTCTTCGTCATCACGGTCACCGCAATTAAGCAG GGTTATGAGGACTGGTTGAGACACAAAGCAGACAACTCTGTCAACCACTGTCCCGTCCACGTTGTGCAGCACGGGAAAGTAGTCCGCAAACAAAGTCGCAAGCTCAGG gTTGGAGATGTCGTCTTGGTGAAAGAAAACGAGACTTTCCCCTGCGACCTCATCCTCCTGTCCACGTCTCGAGATGACGGGACCTGCTACGTTACTACAGCCAGTCTGGACGGAGAGAGCAGCCACAag aCATACTTTGCAGTTCAGGACACCAAAGCTTACAACACAGAGAAGGAGGTGGACTCCATCCACGCTACTATAGAGTGTGAACAACCACAGCCGGACCTGTACAA GTTTGTAGGCCGTGTCAACGTCTACATGGACAATGAGCCAGTGGCCAG GCCGTTAGGATCAGAGAACCTGCTGCTGCGAGGAGCCACGCTCAAGAACACTGCGCACATCTATG CGGTCGCCATCTACACCGGCATGGAAACCAAGATGGCTCTCAACTACCAGACCAAGACTCAGAAACGCTCTGCAGTGGAAAA GTCAATGAATGCCTACCTGGTGGTCTACCTGTGCATCCTCATCGGCAAGGCCCTCATCAACACGGTGCTGAAGTACGTGTGGCAGGCCGACCCCAACAGAGACGAGCCCTATTACAACGACAGGAcagaagcagagaaagagagacacatc gTGATCAGGGCGTTCACAGACTTCTTGGCCTTCATGGTTCTTTTCAACTACATCATCCCCGTCTCCATGTACGTCACCGTGGAGATGCAGAAGTTCCTGGGCTCCTACTTCATCATGTGGGACGACGAGATGTTCGACGAGGAGCTGGGGGAGAGAGCCGTGGTCAACACGTCGGACCTGAACGAGGAGCTGGGACAG GTGGAGTACGTGTTTACAGACAAGACAGGGACTCTGACAGAGAACAACATGGAGTTCATCGAGTGTTGTGTGGACGGACACGTTTACGTACCTCAAGCTATCTGTAACGGACAG GTGATGCCTGGTGCAACAGGTATGGACATGATCGACACATCGCCAGGTCCCGGGGCCAGG GACCACGAGGAGCTGTTCTTCCGGGCGCTGTGTCTGTGCCACACGGTGCAGGTGAAGGAAGAGGAGACGGTGGACGGGATCAAGCACGGCATCCACCAGGGCAAGTCCACCTCCTTctacatctcctcctctccggaCGAGGTGGCGCTGGTGGAGGGCATGAAGAg GCTCGGGTTCACCTACCTGAGACTCAAGGACAGTCACATGGAGATCTTGAACAGGAACGATGAGATCGAGAG gtttgaGCTGCTGGATGTTTTGACATTCGACTCAGTCAGACGGAGGATGAGCGTCATTGTCAGGTCCAGCACTG GTGAGCTCTATCTGTTCTGTAAAGGCGCAGACTCCTCCATCTTCCCCCGGGTCGTATCAGGCAAGGTGGATCAGGTCAGAGCTCGGGTGGAGCACAACGCAGTg GAGGGTCTGCGGACACTCTGTGTTGCCTACCGGCCTCTGAATCCCGAGCAGTACCAGGAGGTTTGCCACCTGCTGAACGGGGCCAGGTTGGCCCTACAGGACCGAGACAAAAAGCTGGCCGAGGCCTACGACATCATCGAGAAAGACCTGATACTGCTGGGAGCCACTGCTGTGGAGGACAG GCTCCAGGAAAAAGCGGCAGACACCATCGAGTCTCTCCACAAGGCAGGCATGAAGGTGTGGGTGCTGACCGGTGATAAGATGGAGACGGCGGCTGCGACCTGCTACGCCAGCAAGCTGTTTCACCGCAACACCCAGATCCTGGAGCTGACCACCAAGCGCACCGAGGAGCAGAGCCTTCACGACGTCCTGTTTGACCTGAGCAGGACCGTCCTGAGGCAGCACGGAGGCATGACCAGGGACACCTTCTCCGG TTTATCAGGTGACTGTACGGACTACGGTCTGATCATCGACGGGGCCACCCTCTCCGCGGTGATGAGGCCCACCCAGGAGGACTCCAACTCAGGGAACTACAAAGAGATCTTCCTCGAAATCTGCCGCAACTGCAGCGCCGTGCTCTGCTGTCGAATGGCGCCGCTCCAGAAAGCACAG ATTGTGAAGCTGATCAAAGCCTCCGAGGAGCACCCGATCACGCTGGCCGTCGGAGACGGAGCCAACGATGTCAGCATGATCCTAGAGGCCCACGTTGGCATCG GCATCATGGGTAAGGAGGGTCGCCAGGCAGTGAGAAACAGTGACTACGCCATCCCAAAGTTCAAACACCTCAAGAAGATACTGCTCGTCCACGGACACTATTACTACATACGCATCTCTGAACTAGTGCAATACTTCTTCTACAAG AATGTCTGTTTCATCTTCCCCCAGTTCCTCTACCAGTTCTTCTGTGGCTTCTCACAACAA CCGCTGTATGATACAGCCTACTTGACTCTGTACAACATCAGCTTCACCTCGCTGCCCATCCTGCTCTACAGTCTCATAGAGCAGCACATTAACATGGACATCCTGAAGAAGGACCCGTCTCTCTATAG AGATATTGCTAAGAACTCTTTGCTGCAGTGGCGCATCTTCATATATTGGACCATCCTGGGCGTGTACGACGCCATCGTGATGTTCTTCGGTGCTTACTTCCTGTTTGACAACACCACCTTCACCAGCAACGGACAG CTAATGACAACCAACACACAGATG ATGTTTGGAAACTGGACATTTGGGACGCTGGTCTTCACTGTGCTCGTCTTCACTGTTACATTCAAg TTGGCTCTAGATACTCATTACTGGACCTGGATCAACCATTTTGTCATCTGGGGCTCACTGATTTTCTTTGTGGTCTTCTCTCTGCTGTGGGGAGGAATCATCTG GCCCTTCCTCAACTACCAGAGGATGTACTATGTGTTCATGCAGATGTTGTCCAGCGGTCCGGCCTGGCTCAGCATCATCCTTTTAATAGCAGCCAGTCTGCTGCCAGATGTGCTGAAGAAGGTCATCTGGAGGGCACTGTGGCCAACCACCACTGAACGCATACAG
- the atp11a gene encoding probable phospholipid-transporting ATPase IH isoform X2, translating into MGMDFSTLRTLISRYCVGEENWVDSRTIYIGHKEPPPGTEAFIQQRFPDNRIVSSKYTFWNFVPKNMFEQFRRVANFYFLIIFLVQLIIDTPTSPITSGLPLFFVITVTAIKQGYEDWLRHKADNSVNHCPVHVVQHGKVVRKQSRKLRVGDVVLVKENETFPCDLILLSTSRDDGTCYVTTASLDGESSHKTYFAVQDTKAYNTEKEVDSIHATIECEQPQPDLYKFVGRVNVYMDNEPVARPLGSENLLLRGATLKNTAHIYAVAIYTGMETKMALNYQTKTQKRSAVEKSMNAYLVVYLCILIGKALINTVLKYVWQADPNRDEPYYNDRTEAEKERHIVIRAFTDFLAFMVLFNYIIPVSMYVTVEMQKFLGSYFIMWDDEMFDEELGERAVVNTSDLNEELGQVEYVFTDKTGTLTENNMEFIECCVDGHVYVPQAICNGQVMPGATGMDMIDTSPGPGARDHEELFFRALCLCHTVQVKEEETVDGIKHGIHQGKSTSFYISSSPDEVALVEGMKRLGFTYLRLKDSHMEILNRNDEIERFELLDVLTFDSVRRRMSVIVRSSTGELYLFCKGADSSIFPRVVSGKVDQVRARVEHNAVEGLRTLCVAYRPLNPEQYQEVCHLLNGARLALQDRDKKLAEAYDIIEKDLILLGATAVEDRLQEKAADTIESLHKAGMKVWVLTGDKMETAAATCYASKLFHRNTQILELTTKRTEEQSLHDVLFDLSRTVLRQHGGMTRDTFSGLSGDCTDYGLIIDGATLSAVMRPTQEDSNSGNYKEIFLEICRNCSAVLCCRMAPLQKAQIVKLIKASEEHPITLAVGDGANDVSMILEAHVGIGIMGKEGRQAVRNSDYAIPKFKHLKKILLVHGHYYYIRISELVQYFFYKNVCFIFPQFLYQFFCGFSQQPLYDTAYLTLYNISFTSLPILLYSLIEQHINMDILKKDPSLYRDIAKNSLLQWRIFIYWTILGVYDAIVMFFGAYFLFDNTTFTSNGQMFGNWTFGTLVFTVLVFTVTFKLALDTHYWTWINHFVIWGSLIFFVVFSLLWGGIIWPFLNYQRMYYVFMQMLSSGPAWLSIILLIAASLLPDVLKKVIWRALWPTTTERIQNADKLYKGQLSEFTPLASLHAPSKAVRHRRGSGNQRNAPRRSEPFSKKTMFTRWQRTPDYRTFTPLLRFADGYRHSKQGYAYSEAGPETSV; encoded by the exons TGTGTTGGTGAGGAGAACTGGGTGGACAGCAGGACCATTTACATCGGACACAAGGAGCCTCCTCCAGGAACAGAGGCCTTTATACAGCAAAGATTCCCCGACAACAGAATAGTCTCCTCCAAG TACACGTTTTGGAACTTCGTCCCGAAGAATATGTTTGAGCAGTTCAGGAGAGTCGCCAACTTCTACTTTCTCATCATATTTCTGGTTCAG TTGATCATCGACACTCCCACCAGTCCCATCACCAGCGGGCTGCCGCTCTTCTTCGTCATCACGGTCACCGCAATTAAGCAG GGTTATGAGGACTGGTTGAGACACAAAGCAGACAACTCTGTCAACCACTGTCCCGTCCACGTTGTGCAGCACGGGAAAGTAGTCCGCAAACAAAGTCGCAAGCTCAGG gTTGGAGATGTCGTCTTGGTGAAAGAAAACGAGACTTTCCCCTGCGACCTCATCCTCCTGTCCACGTCTCGAGATGACGGGACCTGCTACGTTACTACAGCCAGTCTGGACGGAGAGAGCAGCCACAag aCATACTTTGCAGTTCAGGACACCAAAGCTTACAACACAGAGAAGGAGGTGGACTCCATCCACGCTACTATAGAGTGTGAACAACCACAGCCGGACCTGTACAA GTTTGTAGGCCGTGTCAACGTCTACATGGACAATGAGCCAGTGGCCAG GCCGTTAGGATCAGAGAACCTGCTGCTGCGAGGAGCCACGCTCAAGAACACTGCGCACATCTATG CGGTCGCCATCTACACCGGCATGGAAACCAAGATGGCTCTCAACTACCAGACCAAGACTCAGAAACGCTCTGCAGTGGAAAA GTCAATGAATGCCTACCTGGTGGTCTACCTGTGCATCCTCATCGGCAAGGCCCTCATCAACACGGTGCTGAAGTACGTGTGGCAGGCCGACCCCAACAGAGACGAGCCCTATTACAACGACAGGAcagaagcagagaaagagagacacatc gTGATCAGGGCGTTCACAGACTTCTTGGCCTTCATGGTTCTTTTCAACTACATCATCCCCGTCTCCATGTACGTCACCGTGGAGATGCAGAAGTTCCTGGGCTCCTACTTCATCATGTGGGACGACGAGATGTTCGACGAGGAGCTGGGGGAGAGAGCCGTGGTCAACACGTCGGACCTGAACGAGGAGCTGGGACAG GTGGAGTACGTGTTTACAGACAAGACAGGGACTCTGACAGAGAACAACATGGAGTTCATCGAGTGTTGTGTGGACGGACACGTTTACGTACCTCAAGCTATCTGTAACGGACAG GTGATGCCTGGTGCAACAGGTATGGACATGATCGACACATCGCCAGGTCCCGGGGCCAGG GACCACGAGGAGCTGTTCTTCCGGGCGCTGTGTCTGTGCCACACGGTGCAGGTGAAGGAAGAGGAGACGGTGGACGGGATCAAGCACGGCATCCACCAGGGCAAGTCCACCTCCTTctacatctcctcctctccggaCGAGGTGGCGCTGGTGGAGGGCATGAAGAg GCTCGGGTTCACCTACCTGAGACTCAAGGACAGTCACATGGAGATCTTGAACAGGAACGATGAGATCGAGAG gtttgaGCTGCTGGATGTTTTGACATTCGACTCAGTCAGACGGAGGATGAGCGTCATTGTCAGGTCCAGCACTG GTGAGCTCTATCTGTTCTGTAAAGGCGCAGACTCCTCCATCTTCCCCCGGGTCGTATCAGGCAAGGTGGATCAGGTCAGAGCTCGGGTGGAGCACAACGCAGTg GAGGGTCTGCGGACACTCTGTGTTGCCTACCGGCCTCTGAATCCCGAGCAGTACCAGGAGGTTTGCCACCTGCTGAACGGGGCCAGGTTGGCCCTACAGGACCGAGACAAAAAGCTGGCCGAGGCCTACGACATCATCGAGAAAGACCTGATACTGCTGGGAGCCACTGCTGTGGAGGACAG GCTCCAGGAAAAAGCGGCAGACACCATCGAGTCTCTCCACAAGGCAGGCATGAAGGTGTGGGTGCTGACCGGTGATAAGATGGAGACGGCGGCTGCGACCTGCTACGCCAGCAAGCTGTTTCACCGCAACACCCAGATCCTGGAGCTGACCACCAAGCGCACCGAGGAGCAGAGCCTTCACGACGTCCTGTTTGACCTGAGCAGGACCGTCCTGAGGCAGCACGGAGGCATGACCAGGGACACCTTCTCCGG TTTATCAGGTGACTGTACGGACTACGGTCTGATCATCGACGGGGCCACCCTCTCCGCGGTGATGAGGCCCACCCAGGAGGACTCCAACTCAGGGAACTACAAAGAGATCTTCCTCGAAATCTGCCGCAACTGCAGCGCCGTGCTCTGCTGTCGAATGGCGCCGCTCCAGAAAGCACAG ATTGTGAAGCTGATCAAAGCCTCCGAGGAGCACCCGATCACGCTGGCCGTCGGAGACGGAGCCAACGATGTCAGCATGATCCTAGAGGCCCACGTTGGCATCG GCATCATGGGTAAGGAGGGTCGCCAGGCAGTGAGAAACAGTGACTACGCCATCCCAAAGTTCAAACACCTCAAGAAGATACTGCTCGTCCACGGACACTATTACTACATACGCATCTCTGAACTAGTGCAATACTTCTTCTACAAG AATGTCTGTTTCATCTTCCCCCAGTTCCTCTACCAGTTCTTCTGTGGCTTCTCACAACAA CCGCTGTATGATACAGCCTACTTGACTCTGTACAACATCAGCTTCACCTCGCTGCCCATCCTGCTCTACAGTCTCATAGAGCAGCACATTAACATGGACATCCTGAAGAAGGACCCGTCTCTCTATAG AGATATTGCTAAGAACTCTTTGCTGCAGTGGCGCATCTTCATATATTGGACCATCCTGGGCGTGTACGACGCCATCGTGATGTTCTTCGGTGCTTACTTCCTGTTTGACAACACCACCTTCACCAGCAACGGACAG ATGTTTGGAAACTGGACATTTGGGACGCTGGTCTTCACTGTGCTCGTCTTCACTGTTACATTCAAg TTGGCTCTAGATACTCATTACTGGACCTGGATCAACCATTTTGTCATCTGGGGCTCACTGATTTTCTTTGTGGTCTTCTCTCTGCTGTGGGGAGGAATCATCTG GCCCTTCCTCAACTACCAGAGGATGTACTATGTGTTCATGCAGATGTTGTCCAGCGGTCCGGCCTGGCTCAGCATCATCCTTTTAATAGCAGCCAGTCTGCTGCCAGATGTGCTGAAGAAGGTCATCTGGAGGGCACTGTGGCCAACCACCACTGAACGCATACAG
- the atp11a gene encoding probable phospholipid-transporting ATPase IH isoform X1 translates to MGMDFSTLRTLISRYCVGEENWVDSRTIYIGHKEPPPGTEAFIQQRFPDNRIVSSKYTFWNFVPKNMFEQFRRVANFYFLIIFLVQLIIDTPTSPITSGLPLFFVITVTAIKQGYEDWLRHKADNSVNHCPVHVVQHGKVVRKQSRKLRVGDVVLVKENETFPCDLILLSTSRDDGTCYVTTASLDGESSHKTYFAVQDTKAYNTEKEVDSIHATIECEQPQPDLYKFVGRVNVYMDNEPVARPLGSENLLLRGATLKNTAHIYAVAIYTGMETKMALNYQTKTQKRSAVEKSMNAYLVVYLCILIGKALINTVLKYVWQADPNRDEPYYNDRTEAEKERHIVIRAFTDFLAFMVLFNYIIPVSMYVTVEMQKFLGSYFIMWDDEMFDEELGERAVVNTSDLNEELGQVEYVFTDKTGTLTENNMEFIECCVDGHVYVPQAICNGQVMPGATGMDMIDTSPGPGARDHEELFFRALCLCHTVQVKEEETVDGIKHGIHQGKSTSFYISSSPDEVALVEGMKRLGFTYLRLKDSHMEILNRNDEIERFELLDVLTFDSVRRRMSVIVRSSTGELYLFCKGADSSIFPRVVSGKVDQVRARVEHNAVEGLRTLCVAYRPLNPEQYQEVCHLLNGARLALQDRDKKLAEAYDIIEKDLILLGATAVEDRLQEKAADTIESLHKAGMKVWVLTGDKMETAAATCYASKLFHRNTQILELTTKRTEEQSLHDVLFDLSRTVLRQHGGMTRDTFSGLSGDCTDYGLIIDGATLSAVMRPTQEDSNSGNYKEIFLEICRNCSAVLCCRMAPLQKAQIVKLIKASEEHPITLAVGDGANDVSMILEAHVGIGIMGKEGRQAVRNSDYAIPKFKHLKKILLVHGHYYYIRISELVQYFFYKNVCFIFPQFLYQFFCGFSQQPLYDTAYLTLYNISFTSLPILLYSLIEQHINMDILKKDPSLYRDIAKNSLLQWRIFIYWTILGVYDAIVMFFGAYFLFDNTTFTSNGQLMTTNTQMMFGNWTFGTLVFTVLVFTVTFKLALDTHYWTWINHFVIWGSLIFFVVFSLLWGGIIWPFLNYQRMYYVFMQMLSSGPAWLSIILLIAASLLPDVLKKVIWRALWPTTTERIQNADKLYKGQLSEFTPLASLHAPSKAVRHRRGSGNQRNAPRRSEPFSKKTMFTRWQRTPDYRTFTPLLRFADGYRHSKQGYAYSEAGPETSV, encoded by the exons TGTGTTGGTGAGGAGAACTGGGTGGACAGCAGGACCATTTACATCGGACACAAGGAGCCTCCTCCAGGAACAGAGGCCTTTATACAGCAAAGATTCCCCGACAACAGAATAGTCTCCTCCAAG TACACGTTTTGGAACTTCGTCCCGAAGAATATGTTTGAGCAGTTCAGGAGAGTCGCCAACTTCTACTTTCTCATCATATTTCTGGTTCAG TTGATCATCGACACTCCCACCAGTCCCATCACCAGCGGGCTGCCGCTCTTCTTCGTCATCACGGTCACCGCAATTAAGCAG GGTTATGAGGACTGGTTGAGACACAAAGCAGACAACTCTGTCAACCACTGTCCCGTCCACGTTGTGCAGCACGGGAAAGTAGTCCGCAAACAAAGTCGCAAGCTCAGG gTTGGAGATGTCGTCTTGGTGAAAGAAAACGAGACTTTCCCCTGCGACCTCATCCTCCTGTCCACGTCTCGAGATGACGGGACCTGCTACGTTACTACAGCCAGTCTGGACGGAGAGAGCAGCCACAag aCATACTTTGCAGTTCAGGACACCAAAGCTTACAACACAGAGAAGGAGGTGGACTCCATCCACGCTACTATAGAGTGTGAACAACCACAGCCGGACCTGTACAA GTTTGTAGGCCGTGTCAACGTCTACATGGACAATGAGCCAGTGGCCAG GCCGTTAGGATCAGAGAACCTGCTGCTGCGAGGAGCCACGCTCAAGAACACTGCGCACATCTATG CGGTCGCCATCTACACCGGCATGGAAACCAAGATGGCTCTCAACTACCAGACCAAGACTCAGAAACGCTCTGCAGTGGAAAA GTCAATGAATGCCTACCTGGTGGTCTACCTGTGCATCCTCATCGGCAAGGCCCTCATCAACACGGTGCTGAAGTACGTGTGGCAGGCCGACCCCAACAGAGACGAGCCCTATTACAACGACAGGAcagaagcagagaaagagagacacatc gTGATCAGGGCGTTCACAGACTTCTTGGCCTTCATGGTTCTTTTCAACTACATCATCCCCGTCTCCATGTACGTCACCGTGGAGATGCAGAAGTTCCTGGGCTCCTACTTCATCATGTGGGACGACGAGATGTTCGACGAGGAGCTGGGGGAGAGAGCCGTGGTCAACACGTCGGACCTGAACGAGGAGCTGGGACAG GTGGAGTACGTGTTTACAGACAAGACAGGGACTCTGACAGAGAACAACATGGAGTTCATCGAGTGTTGTGTGGACGGACACGTTTACGTACCTCAAGCTATCTGTAACGGACAG GTGATGCCTGGTGCAACAGGTATGGACATGATCGACACATCGCCAGGTCCCGGGGCCAGG GACCACGAGGAGCTGTTCTTCCGGGCGCTGTGTCTGTGCCACACGGTGCAGGTGAAGGAAGAGGAGACGGTGGACGGGATCAAGCACGGCATCCACCAGGGCAAGTCCACCTCCTTctacatctcctcctctccggaCGAGGTGGCGCTGGTGGAGGGCATGAAGAg GCTCGGGTTCACCTACCTGAGACTCAAGGACAGTCACATGGAGATCTTGAACAGGAACGATGAGATCGAGAG gtttgaGCTGCTGGATGTTTTGACATTCGACTCAGTCAGACGGAGGATGAGCGTCATTGTCAGGTCCAGCACTG GTGAGCTCTATCTGTTCTGTAAAGGCGCAGACTCCTCCATCTTCCCCCGGGTCGTATCAGGCAAGGTGGATCAGGTCAGAGCTCGGGTGGAGCACAACGCAGTg GAGGGTCTGCGGACACTCTGTGTTGCCTACCGGCCTCTGAATCCCGAGCAGTACCAGGAGGTTTGCCACCTGCTGAACGGGGCCAGGTTGGCCCTACAGGACCGAGACAAAAAGCTGGCCGAGGCCTACGACATCATCGAGAAAGACCTGATACTGCTGGGAGCCACTGCTGTGGAGGACAG GCTCCAGGAAAAAGCGGCAGACACCATCGAGTCTCTCCACAAGGCAGGCATGAAGGTGTGGGTGCTGACCGGTGATAAGATGGAGACGGCGGCTGCGACCTGCTACGCCAGCAAGCTGTTTCACCGCAACACCCAGATCCTGGAGCTGACCACCAAGCGCACCGAGGAGCAGAGCCTTCACGACGTCCTGTTTGACCTGAGCAGGACCGTCCTGAGGCAGCACGGAGGCATGACCAGGGACACCTTCTCCGG TTTATCAGGTGACTGTACGGACTACGGTCTGATCATCGACGGGGCCACCCTCTCCGCGGTGATGAGGCCCACCCAGGAGGACTCCAACTCAGGGAACTACAAAGAGATCTTCCTCGAAATCTGCCGCAACTGCAGCGCCGTGCTCTGCTGTCGAATGGCGCCGCTCCAGAAAGCACAG ATTGTGAAGCTGATCAAAGCCTCCGAGGAGCACCCGATCACGCTGGCCGTCGGAGACGGAGCCAACGATGTCAGCATGATCCTAGAGGCCCACGTTGGCATCG GCATCATGGGTAAGGAGGGTCGCCAGGCAGTGAGAAACAGTGACTACGCCATCCCAAAGTTCAAACACCTCAAGAAGATACTGCTCGTCCACGGACACTATTACTACATACGCATCTCTGAACTAGTGCAATACTTCTTCTACAAG AATGTCTGTTTCATCTTCCCCCAGTTCCTCTACCAGTTCTTCTGTGGCTTCTCACAACAA CCGCTGTATGATACAGCCTACTTGACTCTGTACAACATCAGCTTCACCTCGCTGCCCATCCTGCTCTACAGTCTCATAGAGCAGCACATTAACATGGACATCCTGAAGAAGGACCCGTCTCTCTATAG AGATATTGCTAAGAACTCTTTGCTGCAGTGGCGCATCTTCATATATTGGACCATCCTGGGCGTGTACGACGCCATCGTGATGTTCTTCGGTGCTTACTTCCTGTTTGACAACACCACCTTCACCAGCAACGGACAG CTAATGACAACCAACACACAGATG ATGTTTGGAAACTGGACATTTGGGACGCTGGTCTTCACTGTGCTCGTCTTCACTGTTACATTCAAg TTGGCTCTAGATACTCATTACTGGACCTGGATCAACCATTTTGTCATCTGGGGCTCACTGATTTTCTTTGTGGTCTTCTCTCTGCTGTGGGGAGGAATCATCTG GCCCTTCCTCAACTACCAGAGGATGTACTATGTGTTCATGCAGATGTTGTCCAGCGGTCCGGCCTGGCTCAGCATCATCCTTTTAATAGCAGCCAGTCTGCTGCCAGATGTGCTGAAGAAGGTCATCTGGAGGGCACTGTGGCCAACCACCACTGAACGCATACAG